The following are from one region of the Acidobacteriota bacterium genome:
- a CDS encoding cytochrome c, whose translation MRFVSHAVRLSVVILLFFAVTIAPSLAQGQTAPTDGAGLFKAKCAMCHGPDGAGKTPMGQKLNIHDLNSPEVQKQSDAELSQAIAQGKGKMPAFSKTLSADQIKLLVASIRELGKK comes from the coding sequence ATGAGGTTTGTCTCGCATGCTGTGCGGCTGTCCGTTGTTATCCTCCTTTTTTTCGCGGTAACAATTGCGCCCAGCTTGGCCCAGGGGCAGACTGCTCCAACTGACGGGGCCGGACTTTTCAAAGCAAAATGCGCCATGTGCCATGGTCCCGACGGCGCCGGCAAAACGCCCATGGGACAGAAACTAAACATCCACGACCTGAACTCTCCTGAAGTCCAGAAGCAATCGGATGCTGAGTTGTCCCAGGCGATTGCCCAAGGCAAAGGCAAGATGCCAGCGTTCAGCAAGACGTTGAGTGCCGACCAAATCAAACTGTTGGTAGCTTCGATCCGCGAACTGGGCAAGAAATAA
- a CDS encoding glycogen-debranching protein, translated as MKGRLPDRLPALSPAPTSHGADLPSQHWHAVEGTPSPLGVTSVENEAAYNFALYAEFATHVALLLYSEPDLSIPTYEYVLDPLANKTGRIWHCRVKALSVPQARYYAYRVDGPRKTSEGHRFDSQKVLLDPYARCVCFPTGFSRQAAREPGSSAGRAPLGLLAQESSYEWGDDSVPFHTSDLVIYELHVRGFTRHPTSGVTSARRGTFMGIVEKIPYLKELGITAVELMPVTQQDPQEGSYWGYMPLSFFSPHHEYATEGKPLDALEEFRTMVKALHAARIEVILDVVYNHTAEGAENGPTYSYRGIDNRTYYLLQEDRTRYRDDSRTGNTLNCSHAYVRKMILDSVRFWREEMRVDGFRFDLASIFTRNEDGTINLHDPPVVAEISSAPELERIRLIAEAWDPASYQLGKSFPGISWLQWNGQFRDDVRAFVRGDPGMVPKLMTRLYGSCDLFPDDLPNSYRPYQSVNFVTCHDGFSLYDLVSYNQKHNEINGHDNRDGTDNNLSWNCGWEGDDDLPPPVLDLRKRQVKNLCCLLCLSNGTPMFSAGDEFMNTQKGNNNPYNQDNEISWLNWDLLNRNQDVFRFFKSMIAFRRSHPSIARSRYWRDDVRWYGPNSGPDLSNDSHTLAFCLHGSSYGDLDLYVMINGFWHDLTFTIQEGQAHEWCCVIDTGKPSPEDFCVSGDPSRLTGQYVLKDRSIVLLTRTTRGFSRG; from the coding sequence ATGAAAGGACGCTTGCCCGACCGACTCCCCGCGCTGTCCCCTGCTCCGACCAGCCATGGGGCCGATCTCCCATCGCAACACTGGCACGCTGTGGAGGGGACTCCATCACCGCTGGGTGTGACCTCGGTCGAAAATGAAGCCGCGTACAATTTCGCTTTGTATGCGGAGTTCGCTACGCACGTTGCGCTCTTGCTTTACTCCGAACCAGACCTTTCAATTCCGACTTACGAATACGTTCTTGATCCTCTCGCTAACAAAACAGGGCGCATTTGGCACTGCCGGGTGAAGGCGCTCTCCGTTCCGCAAGCCCGTTATTACGCCTATCGTGTCGATGGCCCAAGAAAAACCAGCGAAGGGCATCGCTTCGATAGCCAGAAAGTTCTTCTCGATCCGTACGCCAGATGCGTGTGCTTTCCAACTGGCTTCAGCCGGCAGGCAGCGCGAGAACCCGGGTCGAGTGCCGGCAGGGCTCCACTTGGTCTTTTGGCCCAGGAGTCCAGTTATGAATGGGGAGACGACAGCGTACCGTTTCATACGTCGGACTTGGTGATTTACGAACTCCACGTCAGGGGATTCACCCGTCATCCGACATCCGGTGTCACATCTGCCCGTCGTGGCACATTCATGGGGATCGTGGAGAAGATTCCGTATTTGAAGGAATTGGGGATAACGGCGGTTGAACTCATGCCCGTGACCCAGCAAGATCCTCAGGAAGGCAGCTACTGGGGATACATGCCCCTCAGTTTTTTCTCCCCTCATCATGAATACGCCACCGAAGGCAAGCCCTTGGACGCGCTCGAGGAATTCCGCACGATGGTCAAAGCGCTGCATGCTGCGCGAATCGAAGTCATCTTGGATGTCGTCTACAATCACACCGCGGAGGGAGCTGAGAACGGTCCGACTTACAGCTATCGTGGCATTGATAACAGAACATATTACCTGCTGCAGGAGGACCGCACCCGCTATCGAGATGACAGCCGGACCGGCAACACCCTGAATTGTTCCCATGCCTATGTGCGCAAGATGATTCTTGACAGCGTGCGTTTCTGGCGCGAGGAGATGCGCGTCGATGGTTTTCGTTTTGACTTGGCCTCGATCTTTACCCGGAATGAGGACGGCACGATCAATCTTCACGATCCGCCGGTAGTTGCGGAAATCAGCAGCGCCCCAGAACTGGAAAGGATTCGGCTCATTGCCGAAGCCTGGGACCCGGCGAGCTATCAATTGGGAAAATCCTTCCCGGGCATCTCATGGCTGCAATGGAACGGGCAGTTCCGCGATGATGTGCGGGCATTCGTGCGGGGCGATCCAGGCATGGTCCCCAAACTTATGACGCGGCTTTATGGGAGCTGCGATCTCTTCCCTGACGATTTACCGAACTCATACCGTCCTTATCAGAGCGTAAACTTTGTCACCTGCCATGACGGATTCTCGCTCTATGACCTCGTTTCGTATAACCAAAAGCACAACGAGATCAACGGACACGACAATCGCGACGGCACGGACAACAACCTGAGCTGGAACTGCGGTTGGGAAGGAGATGATGATCTCCCGCCGCCAGTGCTGGATCTACGCAAGCGCCAGGTCAAGAATCTCTGCTGCTTGTTATGCCTCTCGAACGGAACCCCTATGTTCAGTGCCGGCGACGAATTCATGAACACTCAGAAGGGGAACAACAACCCTTACAACCAGGACAACGAGATCTCTTGGCTCAATTGGGACCTATTGAATCGCAACCAGGACGTCTTCCGATTCTTCAAGAGCATGATCGCTTTCCGCAGGTCGCACCCGTCCATTGCGCGCAGCAGGTACTGGCGGGACGATGTGCGCTGGTACGGTCCCAACAGCGGACCCGATTTGTCAAACGACTCCCACACACTTGCTTTCTGTTTGCATGGTAGCTCTTATGGCGATTTAGACCTTTACGTAATGATCAACGGATTCTGGCATGACCTGACATTTACTATTCAAGAAGGACAAGCCCACGAGTGGTGCTGTGTAATCGACACCGGTAAGCCGAGTCCGGAAGACTTCTGCGTGTCAGGCGATCCGTCGCGCCTAACAGGCCAGTATGTCTTGAAAGATCGGTCGATTGTTCTCCTCACCCGCACGACGCGCGGTTTCTCTCGGGGGTGA
- a CDS encoding DUF302 domain-containing protein: MTTMTRDFSFSLRTTLGFQDCLDLLRQKLQREGFRVVSEVQFHREFEKTVGLPWEKYTVLVIWSPFHAYQALLSDRDGGLFMPFNLVVAEDTGYTSIAVTNHVLAGLNQRPIGIQVLVRELNCKMRQIFLELASHEVIPGNGTARRSAREAR, from the coding sequence ATGACCACGATGACGCGAGACTTCTCCTTTTCCCTACGCACGACGCTGGGCTTCCAGGATTGCTTGGATTTACTGCGGCAGAAACTGCAGCGCGAAGGCTTTCGTGTCGTGTCGGAGGTGCAATTTCATCGCGAGTTTGAGAAGACTGTGGGACTTCCATGGGAGAAGTACACCGTCTTGGTTATCTGGAGCCCCTTCCACGCATACCAAGCCTTACTCAGCGACCGCGATGGAGGCCTGTTTATGCCGTTCAACCTGGTGGTTGCTGAAGACACTGGCTACACGTCAATCGCCGTCACGAACCATGTGTTGGCTGGGCTCAATCAACGACCCATCGGTATCCAGGTCTTAGTGCGCGAACTTAACTGCAAGATGCGGCAAATCTTCCTTGAGCTTGCTAGCCACGAGGTGATTCCCGGGAATGGAACGGCGAGACGCTCTGCGAGGGAGGCCCGATGA
- a CDS encoding Rieske 2Fe-2S domain-containing protein produces MISPGDRLSPPLPRRRFVEVLLGGGFLATVVAFVYPVLQYLIPPKEADLGSDSVVAGRTGELKPNSGKIFRFGNRPGILIRTSSGEYRAMSAICTHLSCTVQYRDDMQHVWCACHNGHYDLNGKNIAGPPPRPLELFEAQVRGDEIFVRRRRET; encoded by the coding sequence ATGATCAGTCCCGGTGATCGGTTGTCTCCACCATTACCGCGCAGGCGGTTTGTCGAGGTGCTGCTCGGCGGGGGATTTTTGGCCACGGTTGTCGCTTTCGTCTACCCCGTCTTGCAATACCTGATTCCGCCCAAGGAAGCCGATCTGGGAAGTGATTCAGTGGTGGCGGGCCGCACAGGAGAACTTAAGCCGAACAGCGGGAAGATTTTTCGCTTCGGCAACCGCCCAGGCATACTGATCCGCACCTCCAGCGGAGAGTATCGCGCCATGTCGGCGATCTGTACTCACCTTTCCTGTACGGTCCAATATCGCGATGACATGCAGCACGTCTGGTGCGCCTGCCACAACGGTCATTACGACCTGAACGGCAAAAATATTGCTGGACCACCGCCACGCCCTTTGGAATTGTTCGAAGCTCAAGTGCGCGGTGACGAAATCTTCGTGAGGCGTCGGCGGGAGACTTGA
- a CDS encoding sensor histidine kinase: MAATLSGLFYIPHILMSWASHPEYSAAQYVEIGMFFVIGGLTGVLADDERMQRKKVEETAHKLSDVYAQLQASFEQLRRADRLSALGELSAGLAHEIRNPLGSVEGAVQILCRHELPTETRQEFGDLAQKEVNRLKGLLTNFLDFARPQTPKRVPTEPSQLLESVSKLAAETAKMSGTKVRIESTGGGPTVSIDPEQMKQVLLNLVINAIQAMPAGGEVVIRAAREADFVVLEVQDAGVGIPAEDLERVFNPFVTTRADGTGLGLSIAYQIVSQHGGHITAHRNPERGMTFRVTLPLGSEANLPETVLQEENRA; the protein is encoded by the coding sequence TTGGCCGCCACCCTGTCTGGTCTTTTCTACATTCCTCACATATTGATGTCCTGGGCGTCCCATCCTGAGTACAGCGCCGCTCAATATGTCGAAATCGGGATGTTCTTCGTGATAGGTGGCCTAACGGGCGTCCTGGCCGACGATGAAAGGATGCAACGCAAGAAGGTGGAAGAAACTGCCCACAAGCTCAGCGATGTCTATGCCCAACTACAGGCTTCATTTGAGCAACTGCGCCGCGCCGACCGTCTCTCCGCACTTGGTGAGCTCTCGGCAGGGTTGGCCCACGAGATTCGAAACCCTTTGGGTTCTGTCGAAGGTGCAGTACAGATTTTGTGCAGACACGAGTTGCCGACAGAAACCAGGCAGGAGTTTGGAGACCTCGCTCAAAAAGAAGTCAACCGGTTAAAGGGGTTGCTTACAAATTTCCTGGACTTTGCCCGACCCCAGACTCCCAAGCGGGTACCCACCGAACCATCGCAACTCTTGGAATCTGTAAGCAAGCTGGCGGCGGAAACCGCAAAGATGTCAGGAACAAAAGTGCGCATCGAGTCGACCGGGGGGGGGCCAACTGTGTCAATCGACCCCGAACAAATGAAGCAAGTGCTCTTAAACTTGGTAATCAATGCGATCCAAGCGATGCCCGCCGGAGGCGAGGTGGTCATAAGGGCAGCCAGAGAAGCAGACTTCGTAGTCCTCGAAGTACAGGACGCAGGGGTAGGCATTCCAGCCGAAGACCTGGAACGGGTTTTTAACCCGTTTGTCACGACCCGCGCAGATGGAACCGGTTTGGGTCTATCGATTGCCTACCAGATCGTCAGCCAACATGGAGGACACATTACAGCGCACAGAAATCCCGAAAGAGGCATGACCTTCCGGGTTACTCTCCCGCTGGGGTCCGAGGCGAATCTTCCTGAAACGGTCTTGCAGGAGGAGAATCGTGCCTAG
- a CDS encoding sigma-54-dependent Fis family transcriptional regulator, translating to MPSAPILIVDDDASQRRLIEFWLQEEGYSTLVADDGKAGLHAFEQKSPCLVIADIRMPGMDGLDLLSRIKGINQDTPVILITAFGTVGNAVDAMKLGAVDYILKPLNPDELKLSVHRALERKELVDENRYLRDFADTTFRFENLIGQSRKMRDVFDVATQVARRDSTVLLTGETGTGKELLAKAIHQNSLRAKKPFITINCGAIPENLIESELFGHRKGSFTGALADRVGKFEAANEGTVFLDEIGDLTPSLQIRLLRVIQEREIDKIGYPHPIKINVRILAATHRNLKALVEDGQFREDLFYRLSVVTVHLPPLRERKEDIPLLAEHFLKKQCAKYQMPLVSISEDALEVLAQHNWPGNVRELENVVEHLVVLGKGDLVRVEHLPADLRQHRSRIANISLKLPEEGISLEDIEKEILVQALEKHDWHQTKAARYLSISRKTLIYRMEKYGLTPPDEKGEAQVVADDLDE from the coding sequence GTGCCTAGCGCGCCCATCTTAATAGTCGATGATGATGCCAGCCAGCGGCGGCTGATTGAGTTCTGGCTACAAGAGGAAGGTTACTCGACCCTCGTTGCCGACGATGGCAAAGCGGGCCTGCACGCCTTCGAGCAGAAATCTCCTTGTCTCGTGATTGCCGACATACGCATGCCTGGAATGGATGGGCTTGATTTGCTCAGCCGCATCAAGGGGATCAACCAGGACACGCCTGTGATTCTCATCACCGCTTTTGGCACGGTCGGCAATGCCGTGGACGCAATGAAACTGGGCGCCGTCGACTACATTCTAAAGCCCTTAAATCCCGATGAACTGAAACTGAGCGTTCACCGAGCACTCGAGCGCAAGGAACTGGTGGATGAAAACCGCTACTTGCGCGATTTTGCCGATACCACTTTTCGCTTCGAGAACCTAATCGGCCAGTCACGCAAAATGCGTGACGTTTTCGATGTGGCCACACAGGTGGCCCGCCGTGATTCCACAGTATTACTAACAGGCGAAACAGGTACTGGCAAAGAGCTCCTTGCCAAAGCCATCCATCAGAACAGCCTGCGGGCCAAGAAGCCGTTCATCACCATCAACTGCGGGGCCATACCGGAAAACTTGATCGAATCTGAGCTGTTCGGGCATCGGAAGGGTTCCTTTACGGGAGCCTTGGCCGATCGCGTGGGCAAGTTTGAAGCCGCCAACGAAGGAACTGTGTTTCTAGACGAGATTGGTGACCTGACACCCAGTCTCCAGATCAGGTTGCTCCGTGTCATTCAGGAGCGAGAGATCGACAAGATCGGGTACCCACATCCGATCAAGATAAACGTGCGCATTCTGGCCGCTACCCACCGCAATCTCAAGGCCTTGGTGGAAGATGGCCAATTCCGCGAGGACTTATTCTATCGGCTAAGCGTGGTCACGGTGCATCTGCCGCCTCTTCGTGAAAGAAAGGAAGACATTCCACTGCTGGCGGAGCATTTTCTGAAGAAGCAATGCGCAAAGTACCAAATGCCCCTGGTTTCGATCTCCGAAGACGCGCTTGAAGTATTGGCGCAGCACAACTGGCCCGGGAACGTGCGCGAACTGGAGAACGTAGTGGAGCACCTGGTCGTGCTGGGCAAGGGAGACCTCGTCAGAGTCGAGCATTTGCCGGCAGACCTCCGGCAGCACCGGTCTCGAATTGCAAACATCAGCCTCAAACTGCCCGAAGAGGGCATCAGTCTGGAGGACATCGAAAAGGAAATTCTGGTCCAGGCACTGGAAAAACATGACTGGCACCAGACGAAAGCGGCCCGATATCTGAGCATCAGTCGGAAGACGCTAATTTATCGTATGGAAAAGTACGGGCTTACTCCCCCCGATGAAAAGGGGGAAGCACAAGTCGTCGCTGACGATTTGGACGAATAG
- the glgP gene encoding alpha-glucan family phosphorylase, with translation MNNVHKDPVCGMIASAEAGLSVSYDNRTIHFCSEYCRSKFQEHPNRYLAAVVTPVHEEAKENRRVAYFSMEVAVDPRIPTYSGGLGILAGDTLRSCADLKVPTVGVTLLYRKGYFEQVLDDRGRQQERPVQFSPEQALQPLEARVQVQIAGRTVAVRGWQYNILGQSGSTVPLILLDTDLDDNSEYDRSLTDFLYGGDQDYRLAQEIVLGIAGIKMLRALGYNGIQRFHMNEGHASFLVLELLNWLGGPQPTEWDFEGARSRAIFTTHTPVSAGHDQFDYDSVRRILGAPVPFDVLQMLGGQPRLNMSLLALNLCHYVNGVAKRHEEVSREMFPGYPIQHITNGVHSLTWTCDSFKRLYDQYVPDWRNDPAMLRKAFIIPDNKIWEAHMEAKTALLSLIPEKTGRSLKADTLTVGFARRATAYKRADLIFRDLPRLLEISAQTGSLQFVFAGKAHPKDTGGKELIEHISAIAREVQSQIPIVYLENYDMEMAKLLVSGVDLWLNTPQRPLEASGTSGMKAAHNGVPSFSTPDGWWIEGQIEGLTGWSIGSEAQATDEQDADDLYRKLKDVIVPLFYGGREKWIDIMRHSIALNASFFNTHRMVQQYVTNAYLS, from the coding sequence ATGAACAATGTTCACAAAGATCCTGTTTGCGGAATGATCGCTTCAGCGGAAGCTGGGCTGTCCGTTTCCTACGACAATCGAACCATCCATTTTTGTTCTGAATATTGCCGGAGCAAATTTCAAGAACACCCCAACCGTTATCTGGCGGCCGTCGTCACGCCTGTTCATGAGGAAGCCAAGGAAAACAGACGTGTCGCTTACTTCTCCATGGAGGTCGCGGTTGACCCCAGGATTCCGACGTACTCCGGCGGACTTGGAATTTTAGCTGGCGACACCTTGAGGTCTTGCGCTGATCTCAAAGTCCCTACCGTCGGCGTCACCCTTCTTTACCGCAAGGGCTATTTTGAACAAGTTCTGGATGACCGCGGTCGGCAACAAGAAAGGCCCGTACAGTTTTCTCCTGAACAGGCCCTTCAGCCCCTGGAAGCGAGAGTGCAAGTCCAGATCGCGGGCCGCACGGTCGCCGTGCGCGGTTGGCAATACAACATCCTTGGACAGAGCGGCTCTACCGTGCCCTTGATTCTGCTTGACACCGATCTGGACGACAACAGCGAATATGACCGCAGTTTGACCGATTTTCTGTATGGAGGCGATCAGGACTACAGGCTTGCGCAAGAAATCGTCCTGGGAATCGCGGGGATCAAAATGCTTCGTGCGCTGGGCTATAACGGAATCCAAAGATTCCATATGAACGAAGGACACGCCAGCTTTTTGGTCCTCGAACTCCTCAATTGGCTGGGTGGTCCCCAGCCCACGGAATGGGACTTCGAAGGCGCCCGAAGCCGGGCAATCTTCACCACGCATACTCCAGTATCCGCAGGCCACGATCAGTTTGACTACGACTCCGTACGGCGCATTCTTGGTGCCCCAGTGCCTTTCGACGTGCTTCAGATGCTCGGGGGCCAGCCACGACTGAACATGAGCCTGTTGGCTTTGAACCTTTGCCACTATGTAAACGGCGTGGCTAAGCGGCATGAAGAAGTATCTCGCGAGATGTTCCCGGGATACCCCATACAGCATATTACGAACGGCGTTCATTCCTTAACCTGGACGTGCGACAGCTTCAAGCGACTCTACGACCAGTACGTTCCCGACTGGCGCAATGATCCAGCCATGCTGCGGAAAGCGTTCATCATTCCGGACAACAAAATCTGGGAAGCACACATGGAAGCCAAGACGGCGCTGCTTTCACTCATCCCGGAAAAAACCGGCCGGTCTCTAAAGGCGGACACTCTCACTGTCGGCTTTGCGAGGAGGGCAACGGCTTATAAACGCGCAGACCTGATTTTCAGAGATCTGCCGCGACTGCTCGAAATCTCCGCGCAGACGGGGTCTTTGCAGTTTGTTTTTGCCGGAAAGGCACATCCGAAAGATACCGGAGGCAAGGAATTGATCGAGCACATCTCTGCAATTGCTCGCGAGGTGCAATCCCAGATTCCCATCGTTTACTTAGAGAACTATGACATGGAGATGGCCAAGCTGCTGGTTTCTGGAGTGGACTTGTGGCTCAATACCCCTCAACGGCCGCTAGAGGCATCGGGAACATCGGGAATGAAAGCTGCGCATAACGGTGTTCCCAGCTTCAGCACTCCAGACGGATGGTGGATTGAAGGCCAGATCGAAGGACTCACCGGATGGTCGATTGGCTCTGAGGCTCAAGCAACAGATGAACAGGATGCCGACGATTTATACCGGAAACTAAAGGATGTCATTGTCCCCCTGTTCTACGGCGGACGGGAGAAATGGATCGATATCATGCGCCACTCCATTGCCTTGAACGCTTCCTTCTTCAATACCCATCGCATGGTTCAGCAATACGTCACCAACGCCTATCTGTCATGA
- a CDS encoding cytochrome c3 family protein: protein MAISRNSALSLTSVRLFLLAGFMVLCATLSHGQAKNSCLDCHSTLPDFLGVSQDKFSQDIHSQKGLSCASCHGGDPTSDDPEKAMSRKAGWKGNIDRSQVPQLCGSCHSDPAYIRQFNPSLRTDQLSQYKTSVHGIRLAAGDTKVAVCTDCHSVHDLRTPSDPRSTVNPVNVANTCARCHADAVHMSGYKIPTSQFAQYSKSVHHDALAIRGDLSAPTCTTCHGNHGAAPPGVASVANVCSTCHVFQAQLFESSPHKEAFASAGLPGCVTCHSNHDIVHPTDEFIGIGDKAICTQCHTDGDAGFVAAARMKQQLVKLAGSIDAADQILGRAERSGMEVSQPKLELTQAKDSLIKARVTIHSLNEAKVETNVKPGLETAAKEYDAGKKALAERNHRRVGLGLSLIAIALVLIGLRLYIKRIES from the coding sequence ATGGCCATTTCGCGCAATAGCGCCCTATCACTGACGAGCGTCCGCCTTTTTCTGTTGGCGGGGTTCATGGTGCTCTGCGCCACCCTTAGCCACGGACAGGCCAAAAACTCTTGCTTGGACTGCCACTCCACCTTGCCCGACTTTCTAGGGGTCAGCCAGGACAAGTTCAGCCAAGACATTCACTCGCAGAAAGGTCTATCTTGTGCCAGTTGTCACGGTGGCGACCCGACCAGCGATGACCCCGAGAAGGCCATGAGCCGCAAGGCTGGGTGGAAGGGCAATATTGATCGCAGCCAAGTCCCGCAGCTATGCGGAAGCTGCCACTCCGATCCGGCCTACATACGGCAGTTCAATCCCAGCCTCCGCACCGACCAGCTAAGCCAATACAAGACAAGCGTACACGGCATACGCCTGGCTGCAGGTGACACCAAAGTCGCCGTCTGCACCGACTGCCACAGCGTCCATGATTTGCGAACTCCCAGCGACCCACGTTCGACTGTGAACCCCGTCAACGTAGCCAACACTTGTGCTCGCTGTCACGCGGACGCCGTTCACATGAGCGGTTACAAGATTCCGACGAGCCAGTTTGCGCAATACAGCAAGAGTGTCCACCACGACGCGCTGGCCATTCGCGGCGACCTTAGCGCCCCGACCTGCACCACCTGCCACGGCAATCACGGCGCAGCGCCGCCGGGAGTTGCCTCTGTGGCTAACGTTTGCTCGACCTGCCACGTCTTCCAGGCGCAGCTGTTTGAATCGAGTCCTCATAAAGAGGCCTTCGCGTCTGCCGGTCTGCCGGGTTGTGTAACCTGCCACAGCAATCACGACATCGTGCACCCGACAGACGAATTTATCGGAATAGGCGACAAGGCGATCTGCACGCAGTGTCACACCGACGGCGACGCGGGTTTCGTTGCCGCGGCAAGAATGAAGCAACAACTAGTCAAGCTTGCAGGATCTATCGACGCGGCGGACCAGATTCTGGGTCGTGCCGAACGCTCAGGCATGGAAGTAAGCCAGCCGAAGCTCGAGTTGACGCAAGCCAAGGATTCACTGATCAAGGCGCGCGTCACCATCCACAGTTTGAATGAGGCCAAGGTCGAAACCAACGTCAAGCCGGGCCTGGAGACCGCCGCTAAGGAATATGACGCGGGAAAGAAAGCTCTGGCGGAACGCAATCATCGCCGTGTTGGATTAGGACTGTCGCTGATCGCTATCGCTCTGGTTTTGATTGGACTCCGGCTGTACATCAAGCGGATTGAGAGTTAG
- a CDS encoding cytochrome bc complex cytochrome b subunit produces the protein MSRLRNVRNWLDERFGWEDLIAPLRKKTVPLHRLSYWYFLGGITLFLFVVQVLTGILLLLYYRPGANEAFESVQYIMTQVRFGWLIRSIHSWSANLMIFTAFAHMFSVLFLKAYRKPRELTWVSGVILLFLVMGFGFSGYLLPWNTLAFFATKVGTEITGQVPIIGKPLMIFLRGGEDVTGATLTRFFGFHVAVLPGLATALILVHLLLVQRLGISVPPKLEVEWTANPSAKREMKFFPNFMLREMMAWYVALGVLGLLAAVFPWNLGVKADPFVSAPAGIKPEWYFLFMFQTLKLIPPKLWFIDGEVLGVLAFGAIALLWLLLPFLESNNTSRTKRWITGAAVFALAYMAGMTIYGHFAQ, from the coding sequence ATGAGTCGTCTACGCAACGTGCGTAACTGGCTGGACGAGCGCTTCGGGTGGGAGGACCTGATCGCTCCGTTGCGCAAGAAAACTGTTCCTCTCCACCGGCTCTCCTATTGGTATTTCCTCGGAGGCATCACTCTTTTTCTCTTCGTAGTTCAGGTGCTTACCGGAATCTTGCTCCTTCTGTATTACCGTCCGGGCGCCAACGAGGCCTTCGAAAGCGTCCAGTACATCATGACCCAGGTGCGGTTTGGTTGGCTGATTCGTTCCATCCACTCCTGGTCGGCCAATCTTATGATTTTCACTGCCTTCGCGCATATGTTCAGCGTGCTTTTCCTCAAGGCGTACCGCAAGCCGCGTGAGCTTACCTGGGTGAGCGGAGTGATTCTACTGTTTCTCGTCATGGGCTTCGGCTTCAGTGGTTACCTGCTGCCTTGGAACACGCTGGCTTTCTTCGCCACCAAGGTCGGCACCGAGATTACGGGACAGGTTCCAATCATCGGCAAGCCCCTGATGATCTTTCTTCGCGGTGGTGAGGACGTCACCGGCGCGACGCTGACCCGTTTCTTCGGATTTCACGTTGCGGTCCTGCCTGGGTTGGCAACGGCGCTGATTCTGGTGCACCTGCTTTTAGTTCAGCGGCTGGGCATCAGCGTGCCTCCGAAGCTGGAGGTTGAGTGGACGGCGAATCCGTCCGCGAAGCGGGAAATGAAATTTTTTCCCAATTTCATGCTGCGGGAAATGATGGCTTGGTACGTAGCCTTAGGAGTGCTCGGGCTTTTGGCGGCGGTCTTTCCCTGGAATCTGGGAGTTAAGGCAGATCCTTTTGTGTCGGCACCCGCTGGAATCAAGCCGGAATGGTACTTCCTCTTCATGTTTCAGACGCTGAAGCTTATTCCTCCCAAGCTTTGGTTCATCGATGGAGAAGTTCTGGGAGTGCTGGCTTTCGGCGCAATTGCACTGCTATGGCTTCTACTGCCTTTTCTTGAGAGTAATAACACCTCGCGCACCAAGCGGTGGATCACTGGAGCTGCAGTCTTTGCTCTTGCTTACATGGCAGGTATGACTATTTATGGCCATTTCGCGCAATAG
- a CDS encoding serine/threonine-protein phosphatase, which translates to MLFRKFEGRWQPQRLEAGDTAVGLLPGILFEQETLELKAGDLLVAFTDGISEAMNAADEEFGELRRMETIECNGGLSSDELAKRVLCAVDEFVGSAQQRDDMTLMGMRLIEAPQSSAPRAW; encoded by the coding sequence ATGTTGTTCCGTAAATTCGAGGGTCGCTGGCAGCCACAGCGACTGGAAGCGGGCGACACGGCAGTAGGTCTGCTGCCGGGCATCCTGTTCGAACAGGAGACGTTGGAACTGAAGGCTGGCGATCTGCTGGTGGCTTTCACCGACGGCATCAGCGAGGCCATGAACGCAGCGGATGAGGAGTTCGGTGAGCTGCGTCGCATGGAAACGATAGAGTGCAATGGTGGCCTTTCGTCCGACGAGTTGGCGAAGCGCGTGTTGTGCGCCGTGGACGAGTTTGTAGGCAGTGCGCAACAACGTGACGACATGACGCTGATGGGGATGAGATTGATCGAGGCCCCACAATCCTCGGCACCCAGAGCGTGGTAA